The following nucleotide sequence is from Vitis vinifera cultivar Pinot Noir 40024 chromosome 14, ASM3070453v1.
GGTCTTATTCAGATCTCGAAAgtcaacacaaaccctaaccttgCCGTCCTTTTTGGAACAGAGACGACATTAACCAGCTGCTCAGGATACTCAACCACTAATAAGAAGCCAACACTGAGTTGCTTTCGAATTTCTTCCTTAACCTGCAAACCCATCGAGAGTGTAGTctcctcaatttctgcttaacggGCCTAACATGTGGTAAAATGGGCAGGTGATGTTGCACTATGGAGGGGTCAAGGCCCGacatgtcctcatatgaccatgcaaatacatccaagtatgactTGAGCAGGTCAATCAACCTACTCCTCTCATCAGGAGATAGAGAAGAGCCAATCCTAATCTCCCTGGGCTGATCTGGTGCCCCAAAATCTATCAACTCTGTGCTACCAGAAATGGGTGTGACTTTCTCGTCCTCTGTGTCAGAATCAAACTCTGACTGACCACCTAGTGGGTCATCCATATCTcccacatcatcaacatcatataTATGTGTCGTGGGTACTGGTGGTGCAATCAAAGGAAGATGCTGTGACACAGTCAAGTACTCGAAAATACTCATATCATTATTACCATCAGAAATATCATCAAAGCGGGTGACAAACCCGGACATAGTGTCAGAAGAAAAAGGTGGGTCCATAGAGTCGGACGTTCCCTCAATAGAAGTAAAATCAGAAGTAACGACATCAAGGACTGACTCATCATCAAGTACGGAAACTCCAGATTTGTCAAAAGTAGAATGGGGCCCGCGTGGGGCAGCATCAAGGATACGACCAATGCCTATAAAATCCATATCATCAATATAGGCATCAAGAATAGAGTCATTCCCATCAGTCTCGAGTACAGAAACTCCGAACATATCGAAAGCAGTATGAGGCCCGCGTGGGGCTGCATCAAAGATACGGCCTATGCCGATCATGTCCATCTCGTCAGTGCCATCTCCCAAATTCATAGGTAGGTCATAGTCAGGGACCTCCTCGGGGAAACACATAGAGAACACACTAGCTCGGTCTGGTGATGGGGACGCAACTATCATGGCACCAGGCGTCTCAGTAGTCCCGGTGTCCAAATGCATCTGACCCAGGGCTTGCTGGATGTCCTGAATCTCAATTGTCTCTAGAATGCGAACAGTCCCCTCTGTGCGGGGTGTATGCTTTGAACCCCTGATGAAGTAGTCAACCAATTGGAAGGTGTATGGGCGGAGGggataatcaaatggaatgCCACTCATGCGAGCCCTCACTCTATCCCTGCATAGCTGTGCCATATAACATGCATCAGCCTCTATGGGGAtgtaacccaatccatagggtGTGTCGTGATCAACTGCGAAAGTAAACTCGTGGGGCCCCTGCTGGCGGCGACCCAATCCCATGCCAGGCAAATAAGACATGCCTCTCATCATGCTGAGCACCAAAGTGCTGCTGTGCTAGTCAAATGACATAGGTACCATATCTCTGCTGCCATCCTCTAAGCTGACAACCTGAACCTCATCGAACGTAAACCCGGTCAAATGTAAGTCATTCTCACTGTGACTGATATGTAACACTGGCTCAGACGAAGTGATAATATCTCTATCAGACTGTATCGTGATAATGCCCCCCTCgtgtatgaacttcaccttctgatgaagggaagatggtataGCACCAGCCTCATGAATCCATGGGCGACCaagaagcaggttaaaggatgactGAATCCTTAAAACCTGAAATACTATGGAGTGTACCCATAACTGGCCCAATCATGACATGTGTACTGAGTGTACCCATAACTGTCCTCTGAGTCCCATCATAAGCTCTAACAATCTGTGTAGAAGCCCTAAAATCGGCTGGCGAAAACCCAAGTGCAATAACAGTAACCAATGGACAGACGTTCAGGGCAAAACCATTGTCCAGCAGAACAGACGGCACCCGACGGTCTGAACAAACAACATCAATGAATAAGGGTCGAACATGATTTGATccctctggtggcaagtcatcatcagaAAACACTATGCATGTAGCTCTATCAGCTGTCAACATGTGAATAAGCCCCTCTAGGGTAGTAGCAGTGTCAATCCTAATTTGGCCAAGGGCTCTAACCAATGAATCTCTGTGTGTACTAGATGAGGCCAAAAGGCTCCAAATAGATATGCGAGCTTGAGTAGTGCACAGCTGGCATAATATCTCATCATCTTCCCTCTGAACCTTCTCTCTGGCAGCTATACCAGCAAATGACCTGTCAACGGGTGGAGGTTGTGCTACCCTTCCACTCCGTGTAACTATCTGAACATCTCTGTGAGGGGGCCTATATTCCTCTGGGAACAGAATGAAGGGTGTCATAGGTGGCACATGCTGTAAGTATACTGGTGATACCGGAGGCGGCCCATAAATCTTGTCTGGGGTCAAACTGAATGGCCTGCGGATCTGCTGTCTAGGTATATATCCAACAAAATCTGACTCCTCGTATGGACTGATCGGCTAAGGAGCCTCTCCATCCCAACCCATCATAAATATCTCATCCCCTACAAACTCAATCAAATGTACCCCTTCCAAGGGTGGAGGTACTGCTCTAGTGTCATGAGTAGGTAGCGGGTCTGTGGCTACACCCGGGCGCCCTAAATCAACCAAGCCCTGATCAATCAAATCCTGAATGGCATGTCTCAGTGTTGAACAACTGTCTGTATCATGGCCTGCTCTCTGATGGTAGGCACAGTGAAGATCTGTCCTGAATCCTGGGGGGGTAGGCTGTAATGGTGGTCTAGGCGGTAGTGGGGCAATTAGTCCTCCCTCAACCAATCTCTGAAAAGCTCGGCTCAGTGGCATCCCAAGCTGTGTGAACTGTCTAACCGACCTCGGTGGAGGCGGTGCTCTATACTGATGATGGAACTGCATAGGCGGCCTCTAGGGTGCCTGTGTAGCATATACCGGCTGTGGTGGTGGGTGCAGATAAGTAGTCCCTACCGGCCTAATGGGAACAACTGGTCTGTACCGATCATGCTGTATCATTTGATAAGGAGTGCCTAAAAACTGACTCTGAAACTAAAGACGATGTGCGGACCTGTGTCCTGTCATGCCAATAGTACCAACATCTGAGGTCCTGGGTCCTGATCCCGGCTTCTTCCCCTTTGAGTCTGAATGGGAAGAATCTGCTCATAAACCTCTAGATATACCCTCCTCAATACCATAGAGGGCCTGCACTAACGAGCCAAAGTTTGTCTGAGAGAAGCCCATGAGATGCCTAGCAAAGCGGGGCTGAAGGCTACACATAATCATACTGATCTGATCTCGCTCTGAAGGTCTATCAATAATCTGTgctatcttctccctccaacgggaAATGAATGAAGTGACTGACTCATCCGGCCCCTGCCTAAGGGCCTCTAACTCCCTCCGGGATACATCCACTACAGTATTAAAAGAATACTGTCTAATAAACTCTTGTCCCAAATCAGCCCATGTCCTACGTCTCAAAGGGTCCAATGAGGCAAACCAATGTTGAGCAGTACCACTCAGTGACAGAGGGAATAACATAATCATCTATGCCTCATCTAGTCTATGCCCGCACATAACAGTGCTATATAACTGCAAGTGAATACGGGGGCACCCTATCCccgtgtatctctcaatgtccGGCATGCGGAACTCAACAGGCAAAGCTGCTACTGGCAGATGATCATATCCATCCCAACTCATAATCCCATCAGAAACATGTAGTCATCTCATCTTCTGCTCAATCCTGTCAATACGAGCCTGGGTGTCATCAACAATCTGTACAGGTGCCACAACAGAATGCGGCGTAGTCTCAGTCCGGCCGTGCAACATAAATGCTCCAGCCTAGGGAGCTGATTGaattggtggtggtggtggaactATGTAGTCCTGCTGTATAGTAGGTCCAGATGGCCcaagtggtggtggtggtggtgtggtAGAGTCATGCGGGGTGCTTCCTAGAATCAGTAATGGCTGGGCCTGGTGCCCATCAATCCTCTGACCCAATCCTAAGATAACGTCCCTGAGTGATGTCATGGTATCGGTAATCTCAGCCAACTGGTCAACAGTAGCGTACTGAGGGTCCATATCTCTATGATCTGGTATCTGCTCTAACTGGCTGTGTGGATCTGATCCTCTAACCAGTCTATCTCCAATCTGAATCCAAGCCCGGGAACCTAGGTCGATCTCAATCAATAATCCTACAAAAGGAAAGGGGGACATCAGTCCCCGTGACTATCAATCCTGACATCAAACTAGGAATGTATGACTAAAATCTTTTGAGAAAATGAACTAACATGTGATGTCAACGGCTAAACCGATATACGGTTCCGCAGGCAGGAGCGGGATTCTGACATGGTGATATCTCAGGGGTAATGTGGCTCAAAAgtcaaaaaagagaaaagacaaGTCCTAAAAGACTAGATGACTGTACCCACAGGGATACGCAACCTAAGGTCCTAACCAACAATCAATCAACAATCAAAGTGACATGCTGGCCACGCATGTATCCATGAAATCCAGCTtagggctatacaggtcttcattgCTCAGATATCCATCTTCTCCatagtgctcccaaacatcgatataacCCTTATGCTAGACCCTATTCCAAACCCCTAGCTTGGTCGAAGGcgaacaattgggaatgactcCCAAGAAACACAAGCAATTCATGAGGAATAGTTGACCAAGACTAGTGATTCGGAAGTAAGAGGATACACACGTGCCCCACAAACACAAGCAGCAAGCAGTCATGCAAGGGAAGGAGCAGTCATACAACAAATAGTCATGCACAAAGAGATAGCCTACCACACATCTACACACAATCTAATCATCTAAGTCTAATCCCAAATGTCATAGCTAGATACCAATCAACAATGAGCAAGCATGCTAGAATCCAACAGGTGAACACACAAGCAACAACACATCACAGGTGCAAGCCAAATACCAACCAAGTACGTGATCATCAGTCATCTATGTAGCCTAAGAGTCTACTGATCAAtgaaccatgtgctccaatatacccaactcaagttcaagcttgatcttCTTATGAAACCAAAGATTCTGGGTTCGATCCCCAGTgaagtcgccaatttgtggaccctcacctGATCCATCGAATTGgcgcgactcgcttttaaaagaaaagaaagaaagaaaaagtttgtgttttccagttttttataaaacccgcccccggtgaggaacggtgttgtatggagtcgccacttactttttatttttatttttaaaatggggaaaattaagtaagaacaaaaacccctaatgaccctagTATGGAAAAAAACGGTCTGcaaaaactagattctgggttcggggatcaagttacccattgggaaggtacctcatgtgaggtagcacccctctaggcccggacctcagtctctactaatgaattgggtatgtgggagcatatgggtcaaaaatgaaaccttaggctaaatagatgtcatgaatcacacaatcctaattggtatttggcatgcatatgaattcaaccaaccaaaacaatgagtgcgtacctgtggtccccagCCAAGCGCTGCACAAAAGGTtagccaaacacagataaacacataacaaacattcaggattaagcaccatgcatgcatatgattcaacaatAGAAACCAACGATGCATACttgtggtccctagccatgtgCTACAACAGAGGGTAAGTCAGCtacgcaacatgtattcaaaatcaaacatcaaagcttgtgccaaaaaggaagatagctggttgaaatgaggtaagggactccccaaatgtcatacaaatcgaactagactcatctagaccacaccacccataacttcaaaattgcccatactaactgaaatcaaacactgacttaaaccttcaagatggctcacaagtgccctatagcaaatgggtttgagccccaatggatacaggctcgaaaaatgccaaaaccgagggctacctaaagtcctccaacagaacaggttgaactagttctcaactggtacaacctattgagaagaattcccaaattctttttagaaaactcctaaatgaggaaggaaacaaacaaaagaaacggttctcaattccgagcccggatgagtgagaaccagacaaagaaaggtcaggggttccttatggctgacagaggcagccagctatggtgctgaacagGTTGAACCGGTTACCAACTGGTTcagacggttgataaaaaatcctaaatttggccagaaagtttctaactaaataaggaaacaaacaaaagaaacggttctcaattccgagcctggATGAGTAAGAACCAGACAAAAAAAGGTTaggggttcctcatggctgacagaggcagccagctatggtgctgaaccggttgaaccggttcccaaccggtttagacggttgataaaaaaatctcaaatttggcCAGAAAGTTTCTAATTGAATaaggaaacaaacaaaagaaacgattctcaattccgagctcggatgagtgagaatcGAACAAAGAAAGGTTaggggttcctcatggctgacagaggcagccagctatggcgcTGAACAGGTTGAATTGGTTCCCAACTAGTTTagacggttgataaaaaatcccaaatttggccagaaagtttctaactgaataaggaaacaaaaaaaagaaacggttctcaattccgagcccggatgaatGAGAATCGGACAAAAAAAGGTCAagggttcctcatggctgacagaggcagccagctatggcgcTAAACCGGTTGAATCGGTGTAGCCGGTTgatgaaaaatcctaaatttggtcaaaaagtttctaaatcattcataaccaatcaacaacaatcatgtgtggcctttattacccacacccaagcaatacaatcttcatatcaaaggaaataaaagatgatGCGGAAGGAGAAAATgcatatgaagaagatgaagataaactgtaggtaaaaaaaaaattcagcctACTTACCTTAGAATCTCCACCAGATATGATCCGTGTATGTCGATGATGACCTCCAAAAACTGAGATGTTGTAGCTCTCCTCTTCAAAATAACCATAGTGTTGAAGCTTTCCCCCACGCTCTTAACTCAGAAGATGCCCTGACCTTCTGTTTTTCTCACCAGTAAAATATCCCTTCTCCAAAGTGTCCTCCCTTTTTCCTTTGCCCTCCTATCTTCTCAcattttatactcatacccctctcagcatttgagcctcctgggttccttcctcttcagcaccgaaatccccTCCATCAGCATGAAAAACACATCCCCCATTATTTCTCTTGCACTTAGGaggccagctcactcccttcagttttcagcttgcttcaccaccaagaatccatatggattcgtggtgggctgcaaggaacccaaaccaaggcccaaaatgggccCACAACATTGACCaaaaccgatctggagcttatgggcctgagccatgtaggatttaggtcccaaaattaccaaaatcagTGTTTTACACCAGCTGACTTGATGAACCGACTGAACCGGCTAAACCAGATGTCAACCGGTCGAAtaggttgcaaaaaaaaatttgaaatttgacagaatgttcctggaagagtgaggaattcatgaaaaaaaacgATACGCAATTCCGAGTTCAgaaaagggagatatgatcaaaataattaccaaaaatcagtgttctacaccggctgactcgatgaatcggttgaaccggatgccaactggtcgaaccggttgcaaaaaatcttgaaaatttgacagaatgtttCTAGAAAAGtgaggaatccatgaaaaaaatggtATGCAATTCCGAGTTCGgaaaagggagatatgatcaaaataattaccaaaaatcagtgttctacaccgcctgactcgatgaaccggctgaaccggatgccaaccagtcgaaccggttgcaaaaaatcttgaaaatttgacagaatgtttctggaagagtgaggaatccatgaaaaaaaacggtgtgcaattccgAGTTTGAATGAGGGAgctatgatcaaaacaagcccgagtg
It contains:
- the LOC100854795 gene encoding uncharacterized protein LOC100854795, which produces MQFHHQYRAPPPPRSVRQFTQLGMPLSRAFQRLVEGGLIAPLPPRPPLQPTPPGFRTDLHCAYHQRAGHDTDSCSTLRHAIQDLIDQGLVDLGRPGVATDPLPTHDTRAVPPPLEGPISPYEESDFVGYIPRQQIRRPFSLTPDKIYGPPPVSPVYLQHVPPMTPFILFPEEYRPPHRDVQIVTRSGRVAQPPPVDRSFAGIAAREKVQREDDEILCQLCTTQARISIWSLLASSSTHRDSLVRALGQIRIDTATTLEGLIHMLTADRATCIVFSDDDLPPEGSNHVRPLFIDVVCSDRRVPSVLLDNGFALNVCPLVTVIALGFSPADFRASTQIVRAYDGTQRTVLRIQSSFNLLLGRPWIHEAGAIPSSLHQKVKFIHEGGIITIQSDRDIITSSEPVLHISHSENDLHLTGFTFDEVQVVSLEDGSRDMVPMSFD